The following proteins are encoded in a genomic region of Musa acuminata AAA Group cultivar baxijiao chromosome BXJ2-11, Cavendish_Baxijiao_AAA, whole genome shotgun sequence:
- the LOC135627891 gene encoding uncharacterized protein LOC135627891 has translation MMSRFLSFHKIRKIGYSFLANYRTSFSTTEPRLSSTNGFPFSYRMLSCYKVFCRQNNLSMLYKSEENLYKNNPLRKFSVLSARSSMTHHAQVAWQRLCVMYSYRGIASSPVSKIACATSLAVTRSHLVPSFLAFVAGEIALSKMAWADGEYFRTRDDFYTRAQDSHIFLTSFILSLLECFILFLRAFYLAILFSPIIVMAPLADDCGPKFRKVWIHLVHSTLEKAGPALIKWGQWAATRPDLFPSDLCTELAKLHTKAPAHSFAYTRKSIEKAFGRKLSDVFENFEEEPVASGSVAQVHRASLRFRYPGQQAKRLVVAVKVRHPGVGESIRRDFMIINIVAKISKFMPTLKWLRLDESVQQFAVFMMSQVDLAREAAHLSRFIYNFRRWKDVSFPKPLYPLVHPAVLVETYEYGQSVSHYVDELDGHDRVKSALAHIGTHALLKMLLVDNFIHADMHPGNILVRVQTKHSNKGLFKSRPHVIFLDVGMTAELSGSDRVNLLDFFKAVALRDGRTAAECTLRLSKNQNCPNPKAFIEEVVRSFSFWGSAEGDSVHPAECMHQLLEQVRRHKVNIDGNVCTVMVTTLVLEGWQRKLDPDYNVMRTLQTLLFKTDWAQSLSYTIEGLMAP, from the exons GTTTTTGTCTTTTCATAAAATCAGGAAAATTGGGTATTCTTTTCTAGCAAATTACAGAACCAGCTTTTCCACTACAGAACCTAGATTATCTTCAACAAATGGATTCCCTTTTTCATACAGAATGTTATCTTGTTACAAAGTTTTTTGCAGACAAAATAACTTATCTATGCTCTACAAATCTGAGGAGAACTTATACAAGAATAACCCCTTGCGGAAGTTCTCTGTTCTTTCAGCTAGAAGTTCAATGACACATCATGCTCAAGTTGCCTGGCAAAGGCTTTGTGTAATGTACTCTTATAGAGGAATTGCTTCTTCACCTGTCAGTAAGATTGCTTGTGCTACAAGCTTGGCTGTCACTAGATCCCATTTAGTTCCTAGTTTTCTTGCATTTGTTGCAGGAGAGATTGCATTGTCTAAAATGGCTTGGGCAGATGGGGAATATTTTCGAACACGAGATGATTTTTATACGCGTGCACAAGATAGCCATATTTTTCTCACTTCATTTATTCTTTCGCTGTTGGAGTGTTTTATATTATTCCTAAGAGCATTCTATTTGGCTATTCTGTTCTCCCCTATAATAGTAATGGCTCCACTTGCAGATGATTGTGGTCCTAAGTTCAGGAAAGTGTGGATTCATCTTGTTCATTCTACTCTGGAAAAGGCAGGTCCAGCATTAATAAAATGGGGTCAGTGGGCTGCTACACGTCCAGACCTCTTCCCTAGTGACCTTTGCACTGAATTGGCGAAGCTTCATACTAAAGCACCTGCTCATAGCTTTGCCTACACAAGGAAATCTATAGAGAAAGCATTTGGCCGCAAACTTTCTGATGTTTTTGAGAATTTTGAAGAGGAGCCTGTGGCGTCTGGAAGTGTAGCTCAAGTACATCGGGCTTCTTTGAGATTTCGATATCCTGGTCAACAGGCAAAGCGCCTGGTTGTTGCTGTAAAGGTTAGACATCCTGGTGTTGGTGAGTCCATTAGGAGGGATTTCATGATAATTAATATAGTGGCCAAGATCTCCAAGTTCATGCCTACCTTGAAGTGGTTGCGCCTTGACGAAAGCGTGCAGCAGTTTGCTGTTTTCATGATGTCTCAAGTAGATCTTGCAAGGGAAGCTGCCCATCTAAGCCGCTTCATTTATAATTTTCGCAGGTGGAAGGATGTATCTTTTCCAAAACCTCTCTACCCACTTGTCCATCCTGCAGTTTTAGTGGAGACTTACGAGTATGGGCAAAGCGTTTCTCACTATGTTGATGAGCTTGATGGGCATGACCGAGTCAAAAGTGCTCTTGCTCACATTGGGACTCATGCACTCTTGAAGATGCTCTTG GTGGACAATTTCATCCATGCAGATATGCATCCTGGAAATATTCTTGTCCGAGTTCAAACCAAGCACTCAAATAAAGGGCTTTTTAAATCAAGGCCTCATGTCATCTTTCTTGATGTAGGCATGACTGCAGAGCTTTCCGGCAGTGACCGTGTAAATCTGCTTGACTTCTTTAAGGCTGTTGCTCTTCGAGATGGCCGGACTGCTGCTGAGTGCACCTTAAGGTTATCGAAAAATCAAAACTGCCCAAATCCAAAGGCTTTCATTGAG GAGGTAGTGAGGTCATTCAGTTTTTGGGGCTCAGCTGAAGGGGATTCTGTCCATCCAGCTGAATGCATGCATCAATTGCTAGAGCAAGTTCGCCGCCATAAAGTCAATATTGACGGTAATGTTTGCACTGTGATGGTGACAACTTTGGTTCTAGAG GGTTGGCAGCGCAAACTGGATCCAGATTATAACGTAATGCGGACACTACAAACATTATTATTCAAAACTGACTGGGCACAGTCTCTCTCATACACAATCGAAGGACTCATGGCCCCTTAG